AAGCCAAACCCACTTCCAGCAGCAAACCGAGCTCGATGTGCGCGCGCTCGGGCCGGGCCTCTACTACCTGCAAGCGCAGGATGGGGCCGGCCAGCCCCTGGGCAGCCAAAAAGTATTGCTGGTGCCCTAGCTCCCTAGCCCGGCCGGGCTAGGGCTGCGCCGGCGGCTCGTCGGCCGCGCGCTGGTTTATCTTTTTTTCCTCCGTCCAGAACAGGCGCAGGCCTGTGCGCAGCAGCACCAGCCACGCCGTACCGCCCGCAAAGCCGGCCACCACATCGGTGGGGTAGTGCACGTGCAGATACATGCGCGAGCAGCCAATGAGCAGCGCCCACAGCACCAGCAAGCTGGCCCAGCCCCAGCGCCCGCCGTGCTGCACCGCCAGCCAGGCCAGGCAGCCGTAAAAGGCCATACTCATCATGGCGTGGCCGCTCGGAAAGCTAAGGCCGTACTGGTAGATGAAGGCCGTGGTGGGCCGGTCGCGGTGAAACCACACCTTCAGCAACTCGTTGAGGATGAACGAGCCGCCCATCGACAGCAGCAGCTCGATAGCGTAGCGGGTGTAGCCGCGCCGGTAGAGCACCAGCGGCACCAGCAGGCTAGCCGGCACAAAAAATAGGACCGAGCCGAAGAACGTGAGCCGGAAAACCCACGGCGTCAGCCACGGGTGGGCGGCCCGCAGGGCGTCCATCTGGGCAAAGCCCCAGTTGTCGAACACCTGCGAGTGCTCGCGAAAAACTACCCGCGTGAGGTAAAAAAACAACCCGAACGCCAGCAAAAACAGCGCCCCACCTACCAGCACCTCCGCCGTGAGCAACCCCGCTAGCCCGGCCGCGCGCGAAGACGAAGCAGCAGGAGAATCGGGCGGCGCGACGGGAGCAGGCATGGCGGGCAGAAAAGCAGAAAAGTACGTTGAACGGAATTTTCGCAGCATTGGCTACCCCCGCCCGCACCGTCCGCCGCAACAACAAAAAAGCCAGCCGTTTTCGGGCTGGCTTTTCGTACTTAAATCGTGCGCTCGGAGAGACTCGAACTCTCACACCTTGCGGAACTGCCGCCTGAAGACA
The genomic region above belongs to Hymenobacter sp. BRD128 and contains:
- a CDS encoding phosphatase PAP2 family protein, yielding MPAPVAPPDSPAASSSRAAGLAGLLTAEVLVGGALFLLAFGLFFYLTRVVFREHSQVFDNWGFAQMDALRAAHPWLTPWVFRLTFFGSVLFFVPASLLVPLVLYRRGYTRYAIELLLSMGGSFILNELLKVWFHRDRPTTAFIYQYGLSFPSGHAMMSMAFYGCLAWLAVQHGGRWGWASLLVLWALLIGCSRMYLHVHYPTDVVAGFAGGTAWLVLLRTGLRLFWTEEKKINQRAADEPPAQP